The Pseudorasbora parva isolate DD20220531a chromosome 21, ASM2467924v1, whole genome shotgun sequence sequence CATTTACTGTTGCTCAGAACAATTTCGCTGAaagtttcttaatttttttggaAAAGATTTGAATTGGACATTCGTCTAACATTTTCAGAACATctagagaacattcaaaagtaaagTTACCATAATGAAAAAGTATAAACTAGAACGTTCCTTTAACcaagaaaaaatatgttttaaacatttagggaacatttaattttaatattagcaATCTTAAATTGTTCCCAGTGTTGCTAGTCATAATGGCATTTTTACCAGTGAGAATTCAGTTGTAGACATTTAGcacctctgtctctgtctgagttttctgtttctgtgtccACAGGTCAGGCTGACAGGACGCTGCAGAGCGACAGCCAACAGAGCTCAGATGAGGATGAACATCCAttctcttcatcttcatcttcaactTCATCTAAATGCTCTTGCATTGGTAAGAATAGGCTTTTAATAAAGAAGTTATGGCTCCGTTTCTATTTCTGTTTTCAATGGCTGATTTGATGTCTGACATTTTCCCGACTCAGGCCATTTCGGATCCAGAAGAACTGCTTCCACAGATTCTTCGCTGGGCATCATGTCATCCTTGTCCCTGAGCAGCAGAGGCTCAGTCAACGTCATTTGGAGGTGGAGTGGCGATGAATCGGACAGCCGAAGGGAACAGGGCAGGTCTGACAGCTTTGATTGGTCGTGCCCTCCGCTGCCAGGTCAAGTTCCTGTCGAGCCAACAGGGACTTCTAATGGCCGAAATGTTCAGGGTGCCGTGGAGGCTTCTCCCCTGAACAAGATCTCAACAGGTGAGACTGAAATAAGGCTGGCCAGTGTAAAGTGTACAGACAGAGAttttgctatttcatgcataacttcttcaagtttttatcatggtaatgtccgttcacatttactgttgctcagaaattttttgctaaaattattattattatttttgtttagaaATACTTTAATTGGACATTCTtcagaacattcaaaagtaacgttACCATAaggcaaaattataaaatagaatgttcctttaaccaaattttaaaaaaaattgaaacacTGAAAAAACTGGAGGTTTTGAACATTCAGGGAAAATTTAGAAATAACGCTttcttaatttaatattaacattagCAAAATGTTCTCAATAAGCCAAAATCAATTTTTGAGCAAGttcataaccagccagtgttcaaaatgaTCTTCTTACCTTAGTCCGATTCACAgcggtaagcttgtaataatgttttgtaatttgagtggtactggtgggTTTCTGCTGGAAATTCGAGCATGTCTTTGCGTCTTTACGTCACATCTGTATAAAGAAGGAGTCCGGCTAGTAGTAGTATCGCAtctgaggatgctgcaggtggcggatcatttatagcctttacTCACAGCAGCTGAAATAATTAAACTTGTCATTTTGAtggcggattgtaatccagaaaggtccaaacgacaatcatcagtgacaactggagattcactcgtagtcaaaagcaaaagattcgtCTGTACAGAAATTGAAACCTGCAGGAAACGCTAAAACACGCTAAATACATGTAGTCACGCAATACTGATGTTTTTAGCATGaacaatttgagaacaaagttttgcagggaattttttttttgtcataaattTAATGGAATTGTTTTTAGATACTTCACCTttaaattcatgtttttatAATTCGTGGAATTGTTAATTTGCAAATCCTTAATTATTCATCATAGCCCCTAAGCTAACTGAGTAGCTACAATCAATTCATTCAGTTTATTGACACCCCTTCCGTTAAAAAAATATAGGCGTTTAATTCAGATGTGTTTCATTGATTTGATTTAAAAGAATCCATCGGAAAAGTGAAGACAACGTTttgaagttttattttattcatatagcctaaagataattttatttggataattttgttttattaccaTACAATATTCCTAACACCTCTACCTCTGTAATATTTCAGTCCGGATCGGCCCATGACAGATTAGTTAAACTGTTAATAACTTAAATAATCTGTTAAATGTGTTTTGAGTACAAATATTTCTTATGATTAAATTAGCAATTTTAATATTAGCAATCTTAaattgttctcagtgttactagtcataatggcattttttacCAGTGGGAATTCAGTTGTAGACATTTAGcacctctgtctctgtctgagttttctgtttctgtgtccACAGGTCAGGCTGACAGGACGCTGCAGAGCGACAGCCAACAGAGCTCAGATGAGGATGAACATCCAttctcttcatcttcatcttcaactTCATCTAAATGCTCTTGCATTGGTAAGAATAGGCTTTTAATAAAGAAGTTATGGCTCCGTTTCTATTTCTGTTTTCAATGGCTGATTTGATGTCTGAAATTTTCCCGACTCAGGCCATTTCGGATCCAGAAGAACTGCTTCCACAGAATCTTCGCTGGGCATCATGTCATCCTTGTCCCTGAGCAGCAGAGGCTCAGTCAACGTCCTTTGGAGGTGGAGTGGCGATGAATCGGACAgccgaagcgaacagggcaGGTCTGACAGCTTTGATTGGTCGTGCCCTCCGCTGCCAGGTCAAGTTCCTGTCGAGCCAACAGGGACTTCTAATGGCCGAAATGTTCAGGGTGCCGTGGAGGCTTCTCCCCTGAACAAGATCTCAACAGGTGAGACTGAAATAAGGCTGGCCAGTGTAAAGTGTACAGACAGAGAttttgctatttcatgcataacTGCTTCAAGTTTTTATCATGGTAATGTCCGTTCACATTTACTGTTGCTCAGCACAACTATGCTGAAatgttctcttttttttgtgtgaaatatttttattggaTATTCGTCAGAACATTCAGAGAAAATTCAAAAGTAATTTTTCCCATAatgcaaaattataaaatagaatgttcctttaaccaagagaaaagcatttttgaaacattgaaaaaaaCTGGACGTTTTGAACATTCAGGGAACATTTAGAAATAACGCTTTCTTAATTTAATGGTAATGttagcaaaacatctcaataagacaaaatcaatttttgagcaagttcataaccagccagtgttcaaaatgaTCTTCTTACCTTAGTCCGATTCACAgcggtaagcttgtaataatgttttataatttgagtggtactggtgggTTTCTGCTGGAAATTCGAGCATGTCTTTGCGTCTTTACGTCACATCTGTATAAAGAAGGAGTCCGGCTAGTAGTAGTATCGCAtctgaggatgctgcaggtggcggatcatttatagcctttacTCACAGCAGCTGAAATAATTAAACTTGTCATTTTGAtggcggattgtaatccagaaaggtccaaacgacaatcatcagtgacaactggagattcactcGTAGTCCTTAATTCAGATGTATTTCATAGATTTGTTTTAAAAGAATCCATCGGAAAAGTGAAGGCAACGTTttgaagttttattttattcatatagcctaaagataattttatttggataattttgttttattaccaTACAATATTCCTAACACCTCTACCTCCGTAATATTTCAGTCCGGATCGGCCCATGACAGATTAGTTAAACTGTTAATAACTTAAATAATTAGCAATTTTAATATTAGCAATCTTAAATTGTTCCCAGTGTTGCTAGTCATAATGGCATTTTTACCAGTGAGAATTCAGTTGTAGACATTTAGcacctctgtctctgtctgagttttctgtttctgtgtccACAGGTCAGGCTGACAGGACGCTGCAGAGCGACAGCCAACAGAGCTCAGATGAGGATGAACATCCAttctcttcatcttcatcttcatcttcatctaaaTGCTCTTGCATTGGTAAGAATAGGCTTTTAATAAAGAAGTTATGGCTCCGTTTCTATTTCTGTTTTCAATGGCTGATTTGATGTCTGAAATTTTCCCGACTCAGGCCATTTCGGATCCAGAAGAACTGCTTCCACAGATTCTTCGCTGGGCATCATGTCATCCTTGTCCCTGAGCAGCAGAGGCTCATTCAACGTCCTTTGGAGGTGGAGTGGCGATGGATCGGACAGCCGAAGGGAACAGGGCAGGTCTGACAGCTCTGATTGGTCGTGCCCTCCGCTGCCAAGTCAAGTTCCTGTCGAGCCAACAGGGACTTCTAATGGCCGAAATGTTCAGGGTGCCGTGGAGGCTTCTCCCCTGAACAAGATCTCAACAGGTGAGACTGAAATAAGGCTGGCCAGTGTAAAGTGTACAGACAGAGAttttgctatttcatgcataacTGCTTCAAGTTTTTATCATGGTAATGTCCGTTCACAGTTACTGTTGCTCAGCACAACTTCgctgacatttttttttgttttagaaatattttaattggACATTCGTCAGAACATTTTCAGAACATTCAGAGAGAATTCAAAATCTAATTCTCAATAAGCCATGAACTCAGTGGTACTtgtgctgtctgacacacacccgAAACTTGCGCACAGAAAGCCGCTTCTCAGACGGCAAACAATCCAGAATAGAATTCTATTTCAAGACTTTTTGCTTTTGaattgtcaaatacacagaaaatTGTCAAACTGGCTGTCATATTACAGAGTCGGTTATGGCATAAATAACACATAGCtatgcatttaaaaattaacgtttatttaaatatattgtatttaatataacataaatatattatatttgccATTACCAGAACTGATTTGGTCAAATGAAGCCAAAAAGATCAGATAAAGCAAGAAAAATAACTATATTGTGACCActaatatttgtaaaataagattttgggaCATTTATGCAGGCATTATCTAGAAATCAGGAGGATAGCCTGGAAGTATTTCCATTACTTTGGATTTATAACATTACAGATGAAAATGTCAAAGTTAAATGTAAGTTATGTCATTATATCGTTGCTTAATTTGACGTCATTCAAATGAAAATCTTCATTTCAGAAAATCCTACAGAATGTGGGAAAGGGAAAAGAATTCGTTCTTTCTTCAAGAGGGTATGGAAGGCTATGAAGAGTTCTGTCTGCTGCTGTTGTCTCAGTAGTGCTGTGGATGTTGTGGAGCCTTTTTCCCCTGATCCTGAGCCATCATCATCTGCGTCAGATCCCTCCGGCGTCAAGCTAAATGATGGTAAATCGCTGATCATTATTTCTccaacatcgttttaaacagtATTGTCAtcttgtttttcactgaaaatAATGCTTATGGCTTGTTTCGAggaaatattgaaaaaaaaatttttaggtcatatatttctcatatttttctgtttgtttttcagaGTCTTTTGAGTCTCTCTATAATGTGGGAGAGATGCTTGGATCCGGAGGATTTGGCAGCGTGTACAAGGGAACACGCAAATTTGATGGCAAAAAGGTAAATCTGACTGAATTGTTCAAACATTTTGCTCTTGAATGCATCAAAACATATTTCAAACTAACTTTCTTTTTTGTTGCAGGTTGCCATCAAGCAGTTAAGCAAGACTGAAAACAATCGTTATCTCTATATTGTAAGTTGGCCAAAACCTGAATATGTATTTAGTCGTTTCAGTGCAGATTACTGTAGTTAATACACCCGTAGAAAGCATTAACTGTAAATGTGATTGACAAATAAGCCTAGAGGCACCAAATAACTTTGAGCTGAAAAGGCTCTTTTGAATGTATCTAAAaagatactttaaaaaaaaggactTTTTCAAAGATACTGTGATatattttcttcatatttttacTCAGCTAACcttctgattaatatttttctCTAGCCTGGGCATCCCAAACCTCTCGTTACAGAAGTGgcgctgctgctgatgatgaggCGAAAACCCATAAGCCCGCTCATCATACAGCTATACGAGTGGTTTGAACATCCTGGAAAATTCACTCTTGTTATGGAGTTCCCGGAGCCTTGCATGAGCTTGCGGGACTACATCGTTCGTAAACCCATCCTGTATGAACCCACAGCACGGTTCATCATGCGACAGGCTCTGCTGGCAGTACAGGTCTGCATCGAGCATGGTGTTTTTCATAATGACATTCATGCGGAGAATTTCCTGTTGAATGAAAGGACGTTGGAGCTCAAGCTGATAGACTTTGGCTGCGGTCAGCTATTTAGCAGTGATGGCTACGAGAGCAGAACATACGCTGGTGAGCATTTTGAGAGTGTGAAAACCTGAATGTAGTGACTTATtattaaatgctttaaaaaaaaagctcatCAATGTGCAAATGTCTTGTTTACAGGACTACCGTATTACTGCCCACCTGAAGTCTTAACAGAGCCTCGTTTCCACGCCGTACCAGCAAATGTGTGGGCTCTAGGAGTGCTGTTGTTCACTATGGTGCACGTATTTCATCCCTTTCCCAATTGGAAACAAATCAGAGAAGCCAAAATTCCATTAATGTACCACAACTTATCCAAAAGTGAGTGAATCATATTGACAACattgataacacacacacacacacacacacacacacacacacacacacacacacacacacaaagcaaaggCTCTGAACAGAAACAGTTAAAGATGAAGTATGTAAGATTATATATAGCTCAACGTATAgcgagagtttggggcgtggctactgtagcaggtggagccATGGGAAAAGAAATTTAGCTAAAGAAGTGAAAAACAAAATTCGCTGCATTTATACCTTACACAAGTCATGAACATGTCAAAGTGAACAAAGCATTGTGATACAAAGCAcgcttcaataataataataataataataatagatttcatttataatgcaattttcattccgaagaatcccaaagtgcaacaaagggaaaaaataacaaaaaattaataacaagtaaaaatacagaacaatacaaacaatcaaccaacacagaaaactgaacagaaacagagctgatggtgaacagaaaacagagctaatGATATATCATAGTCATGCTCCCGTTCAGAAAGATACATTTTCATAAAGACAAATGCAACACCGCTGAAAGTATTCCTAATATGTTGAACCTTAAACAAGAGCTGTGTTTGTGATGTTGGGGAAGACGTAATGAACAAAAGGGGCCGTTGCAAGgttttttgaaaatattatttattttgtaattccGGCCTGTGCCACTAGTGTGACAGAAACTACATACTTCACTTTTAAAGTAAAGCTGAAGAACATTTTACAGTATAATAATCATGTTTTAGATGCTGTTTTCATAGATGAATGACTAACTCCTTATTAAAATTTGTACAGAATACAGGGATCTGATTAGCCAGTGCCTAGCCCGGGATCCAACTAAACGGCCAACGTTAGAGCAGATGTCACGACATAGATGGATGAGATGACCTTCTGTAGATTGGAGAAGTTCAGGAGATTCACTCGATCAGTGATTTCAGCAGGTGTGAGGAAGTGTAACAGACAGAGTAGGATTATTATCATTTGTCTTATTTCAAATTTGCGTTCTTGTTatagtcaagtcaccttcatttatgAAGTGCTTCATACAATACAGATCATTTCAAAGCGGCTTTACTGTAATAAACAGGGAAATATACAGTGTAATAAACTCTAAAAATCATGATTCATGAGTTGACTTGTTCATATAATCTTTGTATTGAATAGGAAACAACATACTTGCTGTCCTTGGTGGAGGGCTTGAGCTCGAGACTTGAGCCGAAGCCTGATGTCCAACCCCAACCTGACTGAGAACTCAGAGCCTGTCCACGTCTGAGCAAGAACACGAGAGACTGCAAGACTGGGAAGACGTCATCAGTCATCACAGCCACATTTGCTTTGATTTTAAAC is a genomic window containing:
- the LOC137056351 gene encoding serine/threonine-protein kinase pim-2-like isoform X2 codes for the protein MKSSVCCCCLSSAVDVVEPFSPDPEPSSSASDPSGVKLNDESFESLYNVGEMLGSGGFGSVYKGTRKFDGKKVAIKQLSKTENNRYLYIPGHPKPLVTEVALLLMMRRKPISPLIIQLYEWFEHPGKFTLVMEFPEPCMSLRDYIVRKPILYEPTARFIMRQALLAVQVCIEHGVFHNDIHAENFLLNERTLELKLIDFGCGQLFSSDGYESRTYAGLPYYCPPEVLTEPRFHAVPANVWALGVLLFTMVHVFHPFPNWKQIREAKIPLMYHNLSKRNNILAVLGGGLELET
- the LOC137056351 gene encoding serine/threonine-protein kinase pim-2-like isoform X1; translation: MKSSVCCCCLSSAVDVVEPFSPDPEPSSSASDPSGVKLNDESFESLYNVGEMLGSGGFGSVYKGTRKFDGKKVAIKQLSKTENNRYLYIPGHPKPLVTEVALLLMMRRKPISPLIIQLYEWFEHPGKFTLVMEFPEPCMSLRDYIVRKPILYEPTARFIMRQALLAVQVCIEHGVFHNDIHAENFLLNERTLELKLIDFGCGQLFSSDGYESRTYAGLPYYCPPEVLTEPRFHAVPANVWALGVLLFTMVHVFHPFPNWKQIREAKIPLMYHNLSKKYRDLISQCLARDPTKRPTLEQMSRHRWMR